The proteins below are encoded in one region of Candidatus Omnitrophota bacterium:
- a CDS encoding CusA/CzcA family heavy metal efflux RND transporter, producing the protein MIERIIEFSAKNKYIVIIFTVAAIVAAVYCVRNIPLDAIPDLSDTQVIIYSRWDRSPDIIEDQVTYPIVTAMLGAPKVKAIRGFSDFGFSYVYVIFKDGTDIYWARSRTLEYLSKIIPKLPEGVKTEMGPDATGVGWVYQYALVDKSGKNDLAKLRSFQDWYLRYWLQSVPGVAEVASVGGFQKQYQVNVNPSALLQYNIPIAKIVDAIRDGNNDVGGRLVEFSGKEYMVRGRGYAKSVKDIEDIVISVDKSGVPILVKNVGAVVLGPDIRRGVADLDGEGDTVGGIIVMRQGENALNVINSVKEKIQEVKASLPEGVALVTTYDRSELIKRSIDTLKHQLTEEMIIVSIVILIFLWHFPSAIIPIVTIPIAVLLSFIPLYGLKLTSNIMSLSGIAISIGVLVDGAIVEVENAYKKLELWQSGGRVGDFHEVRLKALKEVGPSVFFSLLVIAVAFLPVFTLVDQEGRLFRPLAASKNLAMAIAAILAITLDPALRMLFTRMDYKHFKPKWLSNIVNAITVGKYYPEEKHPVSKILFAIYEPACKFVLKYRKTTIIAAIVLMILTIPIYFKLGNEFMPPLNEGSILYMPTTLPGISVTETQALLQTMDKVIKTVPEVERIFGKAGRAETSTDPAPFSMMETTIILKPEDQWRKVHRWYSWMPDILQAPFKAIWRDRITWEDIINELDEKLQFPGVTNAWTMPIKARIDMLSTGVRTPVGIKIYGANLDEIEKIGTHLEMILKGVKGTRSIYAERVTGGYFVDFDIKRDQLARYGLTIKDAEMVIMSAIGGEGVTTTIEGRERYSVNVRYARELRDDLDKLRRVLVPTMSGAQIPLGQLADIHLVTGPAMIRDENGMLSGYVYVDIAGRDIGSYVTEAKNIVNREFKIPTGYSLQWSGQYENMMRVRERLKLVIPITIFIIFVMLYMNTKSPVKASIVMLAVPFSLVGAIWILYILGYNISIAVWVGMIALMGLDAETGVFMLLFLDLSYNERVREGRMKTYEDLKEAIIHGAVKRIRPKMMTVMAMFMGLIPIMWSMGTGADMMKRIAAPMIGGVFTSFIMELLVYPPIYAIWKWKYEMKHGTVDISSLSSGKHI; encoded by the coding sequence ATGATCGAAAGAATAATAGAGTTTTCCGCAAAGAATAAATATATAGTAATAATATTTACTGTTGCGGCCATAGTTGCGGCAGTATACTGTGTCAGGAATATACCCCTTGATGCTATCCCCGACCTGTCCGATACCCAGGTTATAATCTATTCGCGCTGGGACCGCTCACCCGATATTATCGAAGATCAGGTAACATATCCTATAGTAACCGCGATGCTCGGTGCGCCGAAAGTCAAGGCGATCCGCGGATTTTCTGACTTCGGATTTTCCTACGTATACGTCATATTCAAAGACGGGACAGACATATATTGGGCGCGCAGCCGCACGTTGGAATACTTAAGCAAGATAATCCCCAAATTGCCCGAAGGCGTAAAAACGGAAATGGGGCCTGACGCGACAGGCGTGGGCTGGGTGTACCAATACGCGCTTGTCGACAAATCCGGTAAAAACGACCTGGCAAAACTTCGGTCGTTCCAGGATTGGTATTTGCGCTATTGGCTGCAGAGTGTTCCGGGCGTGGCAGAAGTCGCGTCCGTAGGCGGTTTTCAGAAACAATATCAGGTCAATGTTAACCCATCCGCTCTTCTGCAGTACAACATCCCGATAGCTAAAATAGTGGACGCCATCCGCGACGGAAATAATGACGTTGGCGGGCGGCTCGTGGAATTTTCAGGCAAAGAATACATGGTACGCGGCAGAGGTTACGCGAAATCCGTCAAAGATATCGAGGATATAGTTATCAGCGTTGACAAGTCCGGAGTGCCCATTTTAGTAAAAAATGTCGGCGCGGTTGTTCTAGGGCCGGATATACGCCGCGGCGTCGCTGACCTTGATGGCGAGGGCGATACAGTAGGCGGTATAATCGTCATGCGTCAGGGCGAGAACGCCCTTAATGTGATCAACAGTGTTAAAGAAAAGATCCAGGAGGTCAAGGCCTCGTTACCCGAAGGGGTAGCGCTCGTTACCACTTACGACCGCTCGGAGTTAATAAAACGCTCCATCGACACCTTGAAGCATCAATTGACGGAAGAGATGATAATAGTAAGTATTGTCATCCTGATATTTTTATGGCATTTTCCTTCCGCTATAATACCCATTGTTACAATACCGATTGCGGTGCTGCTTTCATTCATACCTTTATATGGACTCAAGTTGACCTCAAATATCATGTCGCTATCCGGCATAGCGATATCAATAGGAGTTCTGGTCGACGGGGCAATCGTGGAAGTGGAGAATGCCTATAAGAAGCTGGAGTTGTGGCAGTCGGGAGGGCGCGTCGGGGATTTTCATGAGGTCAGGCTGAAGGCCTTAAAGGAAGTGGGCCCATCAGTATTCTTTTCGTTGCTGGTCATAGCAGTGGCATTCCTGCCGGTATTTACTCTCGTCGATCAGGAAGGAAGATTATTCAGGCCGCTCGCGGCCAGCAAAAACCTGGCCATGGCGATCGCCGCTATATTGGCCATCACGCTCGACCCTGCGCTGCGCATGCTCTTTACAAGAATGGATTATAAGCACTTTAAGCCCAAATGGTTATCAAATATAGTCAATGCGATTACCGTCGGAAAATATTATCCAGAAGAAAAACATCCTGTGAGTAAAATTTTATTCGCTATTTATGAACCTGCCTGTAAGTTTGTCCTGAAATACCGCAAGACCACAATAATAGCGGCCATAGTATTAATGATTTTAACCATCCCCATATATTTTAAGCTGGGGAACGAATTCATGCCGCCTTTGAATGAAGGCTCTATACTTTACATGCCCACCACTTTACCCGGCATATCCGTAACAGAGACTCAGGCGCTGCTTCAGACCATGGATAAAGTTATAAAGACTGTGCCTGAGGTTGAGAGGATATTCGGTAAGGCGGGAAGGGCGGAGACATCCACGGACCCGGCGCCTTTTTCCATGATGGAGACCACAATAATATTGAAGCCGGAAGATCAATGGAGAAAAGTGCATCGCTGGTATTCATGGATGCCGGATATATTACAGGCGCCGTTTAAGGCCATCTGGAGAGATCGTATTACATGGGAAGATATAATAAATGAATTGGACGAAAAACTCCAATTCCCCGGCGTAACGAATGCCTGGACCATGCCTATCAAGGCAAGGATAGACATGCTATCGACAGGGGTGCGCACGCCTGTGGGAATAAAAATATACGGCGCGAATCTGGATGAAATAGAAAAAATAGGCACGCATCTTGAAATGATCTTGAAGGGCGTTAAAGGCACGCGCTCTATCTATGCCGAGCGTGTCACAGGCGGTTATTTTGTTGATTTTGATATTAAACGCGACCAACTGGCCAGATATGGCCTGACAATAAAAGATGCTGAAATGGTGATAATGTCAGCGATAGGAGGCGAAGGTGTTACAACTACTATTGAGGGCAGAGAACGGTATTCGGTTAATGTGCGTTATGCCCGTGAATTAAGAGATGATCTGGATAAACTTCGCCGCGTACTTGTTCCTACGATGAGCGGCGCGCAGATACCGCTTGGCCAGCTCGCCGACATACACCTCGTCACGGGCCCCGCCATGATAAGGGACGAAAACGGCATGCTTTCAGGTTATGTCTATGTCGATATTGCCGGCCGCGATATCGGCAGTTACGTTACAGAGGCAAAAAATATAGTAAACAGAGAATTCAAAATACCCACAGGGTATAGCTTACAATGGAGCGGCCAGTATGAAAATATGATGCGGGTCAGAGAAAGACTGAAGCTTGTGATACCGATAACTATTTTTATAATATTTGTCATGCTCTACATGAATACCAAGTCTCCGGTAAAGGCCTCCATAGTCATGCTCGCGGTGCCATTCTCCCTCGTAGGAGCGATATGGATACTGTATATACTTGGGTACAATATTTCTATCGCTGTCTGGGTAGGCATGATAGCGCTGATGGGCCTGGACGCGGAAACAGGTGTTTTTATGCTGTTATTCCTGGATCTTTCATATAATGAGAGAGTAAGAGAGGGCAGGATGAAGACATACGAAGATCTGAAGGAAGCGATAATTCACGGCGCCGTAAAGCGCATAAGGCCGAAGATGATGACGGTTATGGCTATGTTTATGGGTTTAATTCCGATCATGTGGTCCATGGGCACCGGCGCTGACATGATGAAACGTATCGCGGCCCCCATGATAGGCGGTGTATTTACAAGTTTTATTATGGAGTTATTAGTCTACCCGCCCATATATGCGATTTGGAAATGGAAATATGAGATGAAGCACGGAACGGTCGATATTAGCAGTCTCTCGTCCGGAAAGCACATTTAA
- a CDS encoding efflux RND transporter periplasmic adaptor subunit, which translates to MRKNSKNIIVVITALVLIFGISFVIQGCAQKEGTVSGQDKVVYRCPMHPAYTSDRPGDCPICGMKLVKIEKSPEPAKTVTQAPEKSLEEVCIEHDCTMKDCTMYVKTMLKPGERIICPICGEVISTASGKVIQITKQPQAAAVSGTTVMISPEKQQLIGVRTELVKRLELIRAIRASGKIAYDPQLMVTQEEFIQAIKNEDNVKDSPLLDVVERAKSLTQAARRKLKLLGMSDEQIVELQNSRKADTSLYLPAKGESVWAYVAIYEYEIGLVKVGTPVEIEAVAYPGEIFKGVVVSINPVLDPATRTNQVRVKIPNPDDKLKPEMFVNAKIKENMGEKLAVPQDAVLDTGLRKIVYLSEESGVLESREVRLGPKAEGYYEVLDGLKEGDIVITSGNFLIDSESKLKAASQSAEHKHGQ; encoded by the coding sequence ATGAGAAAAAATAGCAAGAATATTATAGTAGTGATAACGGCGCTTGTACTGATTTTTGGCATATCGTTTGTAATTCAAGGATGCGCCCAAAAAGAAGGCACCGTTTCAGGTCAAGACAAGGTCGTGTACCGTTGTCCTATGCATCCGGCATACACATCAGACAGGCCTGGTGATTGTCCTATATGCGGCATGAAATTAGTGAAGATAGAAAAATCCCCGGAGCCCGCAAAAACCGTAACGCAGGCGCCGGAAAAAAGCTTAGAAGAAGTATGCATAGAACACGATTGCACGATGAAAGATTGCACCATGTACGTGAAGACGATGCTGAAACCGGGCGAAAGGATAATCTGCCCTATTTGCGGAGAGGTAATATCTACGGCCAGCGGCAAGGTCATCCAGATAACAAAACAGCCGCAAGCCGCAGCAGTTTCCGGTACCACCGTGATGATAAGCCCTGAAAAACAACAGCTTATAGGGGTGAGAACCGAGCTCGTCAAAAGATTAGAATTAATAAGGGCCATACGCGCGTCGGGCAAGATAGCGTATGACCCGCAATTGATGGTAACGCAGGAAGAATTTATTCAAGCAATTAAGAATGAAGATAATGTGAAGGATTCGCCGCTTTTGGATGTTGTGGAAAGGGCAAAGTCGCTTACGCAGGCAGCTCGCCGCAAGTTGAAGCTTCTCGGCATGAGCGATGAACAGATAGTCGAATTGCAAAATTCAAGAAAAGCCGATACGAGCCTTTACCTTCCCGCAAAAGGAGAAAGCGTATGGGCTTATGTAGCTATCTATGAATACGAGATAGGCCTTGTTAAAGTCGGCACACCTGTAGAGATAGAGGCGGTTGCTTATCCGGGCGAAATATTCAAAGGCGTTGTAGTTTCCATTAATCCGGTGCTGGATCCTGCGACAAGAACCAATCAGGTGCGGGTGAAGATACCGAATCCTGACGACAAATTAAAACCGGAGATGTTTGTTAACGCCAAGATCAAAGAAAACATGGGCGAAAAATTGGCGGTGCCTCAAGACGCTGTTCTGGATACGGGCTTAAGAAAGATAGTCTACCTGTCGGAAGAAAGCGGCGTTTTGGAGTCGCGCGAAGTCAGGCTGGGCCCCAAGGCCGAAGGTTATTATGAAGTGTTGGATGGTTTGAAAGAAGGCGATATAGTGATAACGAGCGGCAATTTTCTGATAGATTCGGAAAGCAAGTTAAAGGCCGCATCCCAAAGCGCCGAACACAAACACGGCCAATAA
- a CDS encoding TolC family protein, whose product MKIRYIAIILILILGGVMLGYYDAFAEGSFTLKATIDETLKSNPEISVVKRAYEAASARIWQAASLDDPMFDMEYDRITADRDLSGKPMTTYGITQEIPFPTKLYLRAKIASKLAKMAYENYKTKEREIISQVKSAYAELSLIYKSIDVIKDQKNLLEQFSESATARYSTDTGTQADALRAQVELAKIDNELIMLEQKRLSAQAKINTLMNRDPKEEMGLPSAEDAISFNYPLEKFYATAQFYNPELKAYRYGIERGKAAYDLSINEFMPNFVVRFRQMVGPDKTEKRMWAGMLGVTVPLWFFQKQAFGVKEMKAELDMLKAEYRAKENMVLFNVRDAHARVEANKKVVELYETAFLPQADETVKASLKGYSSGVTDFLTLLDSQRNLEDFKIDHYKAILELRIALADLEKAMGITLDELQEKEANEKK is encoded by the coding sequence ATGAAGATTAGATATATAGCTATAATTCTTATTTTGATTCTGGGGGGTGTCATGCTGGGCTATTATGATGCCTTTGCAGAAGGGTCATTTACCCTAAAAGCCACTATCGACGAGACTCTCAAGTCTAACCCCGAAATTTCCGTAGTCAAAAGAGCGTATGAAGCAGCGAGCGCCAGAATCTGGCAGGCGGCAAGCCTGGATGATCCGATGTTCGATATGGAATATGATAGAATCACCGCAGACAGAGACTTAAGCGGCAAACCGATGACTACCTACGGCATCACGCAGGAGATCCCCTTCCCGACGAAATTGTATTTGCGCGCTAAGATAGCGTCAAAATTGGCGAAGATGGCGTATGAAAATTATAAAACTAAAGAGAGAGAGATAATATCACAAGTCAAGAGTGCCTATGCGGAACTCTCTCTCATCTATAAATCAATTGATGTGATAAAGGACCAGAAAAATCTTCTCGAACAATTCTCAGAAAGCGCAACCGCAAGATATTCGACAGATACCGGGACGCAAGCCGACGCTTTGAGGGCCCAGGTGGAACTGGCAAAGATAGATAATGAACTTATTATGCTCGAGCAGAAAAGGCTCTCCGCGCAGGCTAAGATCAATACCCTCATGAACAGAGACCCTAAGGAAGAGATGGGGCTTCCTTCGGCTGAGGACGCAATTTCGTTTAATTATCCGCTCGAAAAATTCTATGCGACCGCGCAATTTTATAACCCGGAGCTTAAGGCGTACCGGTACGGCATAGAGAGGGGCAAAGCAGCATATGATTTGTCGATCAATGAATTCATGCCGAACTTTGTCGTAAGATTCAGACAGATGGTCGGGCCCGACAAGACTGAAAAAAGAATGTGGGCAGGCATGCTCGGCGTTACGGTGCCGCTTTGGTTTTTTCAAAAACAGGCTTTCGGCGTAAAAGAGATGAAGGCCGAACTTGATATGTTAAAGGCGGAATACAGAGCTAAAGAAAATATGGTTTTGTTCAACGTAAGGGATGCTCACGCGAGAGTGGAAGCCAATAAAAAAGTGGTGGAGTTGTATGAGACGGCCTTTCTTCCGCAGGCAGACGAGACCGTAAAGGCCTCGTTAAAAGGCTATTCTTCGGGGGTAACAGATTTTCTGACATTATTAGACAGCCAGCGTAATCTGGAAGACTTTAAGATCGACCACTACAAGGCGATCTTAGAACTTAGGATAGCGCTTGCCGATCTTGAAAAGGCTATGGGTATTACTTTAGATGAATTACAGGAGAAGGAAGCTAATGAGAAAAAATAG
- a CDS encoding heavy metal translocating P-type ATPase yields MKKIILNIFGMHCVSCAANIEISLKKFKGIENARVNFASEKAYIEYNPETINTLDIITAIKKTGYSAEPEDASLNRERQSDKETNRLKLKFIIAVTLSSTLMYISMGSCVDLPVPEFVMEAMALWQFILATGVLICSYQFFSRGFSTIVKLHRASMDTLVALGVGSAYLYSLFVSIMIWSQDKSFGMQNLYYEVAAFLPTFILLGKYLESISKRKTSQAIKKLMGLKPKIAATVRNGMEEKMPVEELIIGDIIIVKPGEKIPVDGKIIEGYSSVDESMVTGESMPVEKTIGDTVIGGTINKSGSFKFKATKVGRETTLAQIIKLVEEAQGSKAPVQQLADKIAAIFVPTVLIIACLSFFGWIFLGKDFVFALSAFISVLIIACPCSLGLATPTAVMVGTGKAAENGIIIKNAASLQIAGQVKVVIFDKTGTLTIGKPQLTDIKTYNCDEREVLRLGVSLENKSGHPLAEAVINAAKSNKISLYSVDKFVSLPGNGIVGSINGSEIIVGNRSLMQKKSIDVRMAEEDVRRLENEGKTVVYLIKDEKLTGLLAFRDSLKNFAHDTISRLKKMGKEILIMSGDNRRTVQVIAKELGIDKVLTEVLPGEKLKEIVRLQSEGIKVAFVGDGLNDAPALTQADLGIAIGSGTDVALESGDITLIKDDLRDVVAAIELSGYTMSKIRQNLFWAFFYNIVGIPIAAGLLYPFTGFLLNPMIAGAAMAFSSVSVVGNSLLMRRYKRSG; encoded by the coding sequence ATGAAAAAAATCATTTTAAATATTTTCGGGATGCATTGCGTCTCCTGCGCAGCCAATATAGAGATCTCTTTAAAGAAATTTAAGGGCATCGAGAACGCTCGTGTCAATTTTGCTTCAGAAAAGGCATATATAGAGTATAATCCCGAAACAATAAATACACTCGATATCATAACAGCGATTAAAAAAACAGGCTATAGCGCGGAGCCCGAAGATGCCTCTTTAAATAGGGAAAGACAATCCGATAAAGAAACAAACCGCTTAAAATTAAAATTTATTATAGCGGTAACGCTCTCCTCCACACTGATGTATATCTCGATGGGTTCCTGTGTTGATTTACCAGTTCCTGAGTTTGTTATGGAGGCCATGGCATTATGGCAGTTTATTTTGGCGACAGGGGTTTTAATCTGCAGCTATCAATTTTTCAGTCGAGGATTTTCTACCATAGTTAAACTACATCGAGCCAGCATGGATACCCTGGTGGCTTTGGGGGTGGGGAGCGCTTACCTGTATAGTCTATTTGTAAGCATTATGATATGGTCACAGGATAAGTCATTTGGCATGCAAAATCTTTATTATGAAGTAGCCGCTTTTCTGCCCACTTTTATCTTGTTGGGAAAATACCTCGAATCGATTTCCAAAAGGAAAACATCACAAGCGATCAAAAAACTGATGGGTCTTAAGCCAAAAATAGCCGCCACTGTAAGAAATGGCATGGAAGAAAAAATGCCCGTTGAGGAATTAATTATAGGTGACATCATTATAGTTAAGCCCGGAGAAAAAATTCCGGTTGATGGCAAGATCATCGAAGGTTATTCAAGCGTAGATGAGTCTATGGTCACAGGTGAAAGCATGCCGGTTGAAAAGACAATTGGCGATACCGTAATCGGGGGAACAATAAATAAAAGCGGATCATTTAAATTTAAAGCGACAAAGGTGGGCCGCGAAACAACTCTGGCCCAGATAATAAAGTTGGTTGAAGAAGCGCAGGGGTCTAAGGCTCCTGTTCAGCAGTTGGCAGACAAAATCGCCGCCATCTTTGTTCCAACAGTATTGATAATTGCCTGCCTTTCGTTTTTTGGCTGGATTTTTTTAGGAAAAGATTTTGTTTTTGCGCTAAGTGCTTTTATATCCGTACTAATCATTGCTTGCCCATGCTCATTGGGATTAGCAACACCAACGGCTGTTATGGTAGGCACGGGTAAGGCCGCGGAAAATGGGATTATTATCAAAAACGCGGCCTCTTTACAAATAGCCGGGCAGGTTAAGGTAGTAATATTCGATAAGACCGGGACCCTGACTATTGGTAAGCCGCAGCTTACGGATATAAAAACTTACAATTGTGACGAACGGGAAGTTTTACGGCTCGGCGTATCTTTAGAAAACAAATCGGGACATCCTTTAGCCGAAGCCGTTATAAACGCCGCGAAGTCGAATAAAATTTCTCTTTATTCGGTAGATAAATTCGTGTCTTTGCCGGGCAATGGCATAGTAGGCAGTATAAATGGCAGCGAAATTATTGTGGGAAACCGCAGCCTCATGCAAAAGAAAAGTATTGATGTCCGCATGGCGGAAGAGGATGTGAGAAGGTTGGAAAATGAAGGCAAGACCGTAGTGTATTTAATAAAAGATGAAAAGTTAACTGGGCTCTTGGCGTTCAGAGATAGTTTAAAAAATTTTGCGCATGATACAATCTCTAGACTTAAAAAAATGGGGAAAGAAATACTTATAATGTCGGGAGATAATAGGCGCACAGTGCAGGTAATTGCGAAGGAGCTGGGCATAGATAAAGTTTTAACCGAAGTACTGCCGGGAGAAAAACTAAAGGAGATCGTGCGCTTACAATCCGAAGGGATAAAAGTCGCGTTCGTTGGCGATGGACTAAATGATGCCCCTGCCCTGACGCAGGCGGATTTGGGTATTGCTATAGGTTCAGGTACGGACGTAGCCCTTGAATCCGGGGATATTACTTTGATAAAGGATGACCTGCGGGATGTGGTCGCTGCTATTGAATTGTCGGGATATACCATGAGTAAAATAAGGCAGAACCTCTTTTGGGCGTTTTTTTATAATATTGTCGGAATACCCATTGCCGCGGGGCTGCTCTATCCTTTTACAGGATTTTTGCTGAATCCAATGATAGCTGGGGCGGCAATGGCATTTAGTTCTGTTTCGGTAGTAGGAAACTCTTTGTTAATGAGAAGGTACAAAAGAAGCGGATAA
- a CDS encoding FAD-dependent oxidoreductase: MIKDPICGMRVESEQFVFEIGGKKYFFCSKGCLEKFKGSSEEAMAKYVYDLVIIGAGPAGLTAAVYASALKIDTFVVTNNIGGQAINSAKIKNYMGFDFISGKELVEKFERQFLHEHYLEHKIDEVVKIIRKGNIFEVFTKDESSITTYALIIATGIKQKTLGVPGEEKFVRRGVSYYYVQDAALFKEADVVVVGGGDFAVGAATELKNAGCKVSLISKDRLTANPYNIKELKRGGAVNIIENNTVIEIKGEDRIDGVVIQSSDKLTTKQVSCSGVFIEMGFIPNTEFCRDLVKLNEKGEIAINPDCSTNVEGIFACGDVTNCFGKRIIIASGEGAKASLSVKKYLLQMGIK, from the coding sequence ATGATCAAAGACCCTATTTGCGGCATGAGAGTGGAAAGCGAACAATTCGTTTTTGAGATTGGAGGCAAAAAATACTTTTTTTGTTCCAAGGGATGCTTGGAAAAATTTAAGGGGTCTTCAGAGGAGGCCATGGCGAAATATGTTTACGACCTGGTTATTATCGGCGCAGGCCCGGCAGGATTGACAGCAGCTGTTTATGCGTCTGCTTTAAAAATCGACACTTTCGTGGTAACAAATAATATCGGCGGTCAGGCTATTAACAGCGCAAAAATTAAAAACTACATGGGTTTTGATTTTATTAGCGGGAAAGAGCTCGTGGAGAAATTTGAGCGTCAATTTTTACATGAGCATTACTTAGAGCACAAGATAGACGAAGTTGTTAAGATTATCCGGAAAGGAAACATTTTTGAGGTATTTACCAAGGACGAAAGCAGCATAACTACTTATGCGCTTATCATTGCTACAGGGATAAAACAAAAGACACTGGGTGTACCAGGTGAAGAGAAGTTTGTGAGGCGCGGAGTTTCATATTATTATGTCCAGGACGCCGCGTTATTTAAAGAAGCAGATGTAGTTGTTGTGGGGGGAGGAGATTTTGCTGTTGGGGCAGCTACCGAACTTAAAAATGCGGGATGCAAAGTATCGCTTATATCAAAAGATAGGCTTACCGCCAACCCATATAATATTAAAGAGCTTAAAAGGGGCGGTGCTGTAAATATCATCGAGAACAATACTGTTATTGAAATCAAAGGGGAAGATAGAATAGATGGTGTTGTCATCCAATCTTCCGATAAGTTGACAACAAAACAGGTCTCCTGTAGTGGCGTATTCATCGAGATGGGCTTTATTCCAAACACTGAATTTTGCAGGGACCTGGTTAAGTTAAATGAAAAAGGAGAAATAGCAATAAACCCCGACTGTTCCACCAATGTCGAAGGCATATTCGCTTGCGGCGATGTTACCAATTGTTTTGGAAAAAGAATAATTATCGCTTCGGGAGAAGGGGCTAAGGCATCCCTAAGTGTAAAGAAATATCTTCTGCAAATGGGAATCAAATAA
- a CDS encoding YHS domain-containing protein, whose translation MIGKIKIILFAAIVIFGMSGISFAMSCDMDSHKDSGQAYAQDTDAVNVGNKTCPISGEEVDGNTTYEHKGKIYNFCCPMCIDAFKNNPEKYIAKAKEVTSGEHTTHEGHTR comes from the coding sequence ATGATCGGTAAAATAAAAATTATATTGTTTGCGGCGATAGTTATTTTCGGGATGAGCGGGATATCTTTTGCCATGTCGTGTGATATGGATAGCCATAAAGATTCAGGTCAAGCATATGCGCAGGACACAGATGCCGTTAATGTAGGCAATAAGACCTGCCCTATAAGCGGTGAAGAAGTGGACGGAAACACGACTTATGAACATAAGGGCAAGATCTACAATTTCTGCTGCCCGATGTGCATCGACGCATTCAAAAATAATCCGGAGAAATATATCGCAAAGGCGAAAGAGGTTACCAGCGGCGAACATACAACACATGAAGGCCATACGCGTTAA
- a CDS encoding metal-sensitive transcriptional regulator, with amino-acid sequence MKKQITTHEEQIKFLNKIEGQIRGIQHMIEERRYCIDIITQIRSIIGALYRVEDEIFKKHVEGCVVTALKGKSEIEKLKKINEVVETISKFRKTS; translated from the coding sequence ATGAAAAAACAGATAACCACGCATGAAGAGCAGATAAAGTTTTTAAACAAGATCGAAGGCCAGATCCGCGGCATACAGCATATGATTGAGGAAAGAAGATACTGCATAGATATCATTACCCAGATACGCTCTATCATAGGCGCGCTCTACAGGGTTGAGGATGAGATTTTCAAAAAGCATGTGGAAGGCTGTGTTGTCACCGCTCTTAAAGGAAAGTCCGAGATAGAAAAGTTAAAGAAAATCAATGAAGTGGTGGAGACAATCTCCAAATTTAGAAAGACGAGCTGA
- the thiF gene encoding sulfur carrier protein ThiS adenylyltransferase ThiF, with product MTIDIFHADIAKKLGKESFKKVQAAKIGIAGAGGLGSNCAMNLVRAGVANLTIADFDTVDATNLDRQFYFLDQVGRIKVEALKENLLRINPALKLKAVNKKIDENNIDEIFGGCDIVAECLDTAEYKRMLLEKLLQMKKFIVAVSGLGGVGSSDDIRVHRIKDNLVMIGDLKSDICHKPALSPRVNVAAAKQADCILEYVVRKI from the coding sequence ATGACGATAGATATATTTCACGCTGATATAGCTAAGAAGCTGGGCAAAGAGAGTTTCAAAAAAGTCCAGGCCGCTAAAATTGGGATCGCGGGCGCGGGAGGCTTAGGGTCGAATTGCGCCATGAATTTAGTAAGGGCGGGCGTTGCGAATCTCACTATAGCGGATTTCGACACGGTGGATGCCACGAATCTCGACAGGCAGTTCTATTTTCTGGATCAGGTGGGCAGGATTAAAGTAGAGGCGCTTAAAGAAAACCTATTAAGGATAAATCCGGCCCTTAAACTTAAAGCAGTGAATAAAAAGATAGACGAGAATAATATAGATGAGATATTCGGCGGATGTGATATCGTGGCGGAGTGCCTTGATACGGCCGAATACAAGAGGATGCTTCTGGAAAAGCTACTTCAGATGAAAAAGTTTATCGTAGCGGTTTCAGGTCTTGGCGGTGTCGGCTCAAGCGACGATATAAGGGTCCATAGGATAAAAGATAATCTCGTCATGATAGGGGATCTTAAGTCCGATATCTGCCATAAGCCCGCCTTATCACCGCGAGTGAATGTAGCTGCTGCCAAACAGGCCGACTGTATTTTGGAATACGTGGTAAGAAAAATTTAG